TGGCTATAACTGAGTTTGCTCATTGAAAAACAAGACTGTTCGGGTATCCAGGCAACCGTAGCTATTTGGAAATAGAGTGATTGCTTTATGCGAAAAAAATGAATAAAATAAATACTTGCCGGAAATAGCAGTGTATGGGCACGTTCATTCCGTGTTTTTTGGAAAGAGATTGATTTATATGACCTCTGCGACATACAAACAGGAGTCCTGGAAATGTTTTACCCATCACTATCAGAATTTAAAAAAAGGTGCCGTCAGGGAAATCTGATTCCGGTCTATGCCGAATTGCCGGCAGATACGGAGACGCCGGTATCTGCTTTTTTAAAAATCGCAGATAAAGCCCAACGCGCTTTTTTGCTGGAAAGCATTGAAGGCGGCGAGAAAATCGGCCGCTATTCTTTTTTAGGCGCAGACCCTTCAGAGGTGCTTTCGTTGCGCGGTGGAATCCTGGAGCATTTACAGGATGGGAAAAAGCGGATTATTTCGCATGGCGGGAATCCCTTTCACGTGTTGCGGCAGTTCATGCAGCGCTATCAGATTGTTCAGACCCCGGAGCTGCCGCCTTTTCACGGGGGGGCGGTGGGTTATCTTTCTTATGATCTGGCCCGGTATTTTGAAAAACTTCCAACCCATAATCCGGATGATCTGGGATTGCCCGAAGCGCTGCTGGTATTTACAGAAAATTTACTGGTGTTTGATCATGTCAAACATGTGATTAAAATTGTGAGTAATGTTCACGTGACCGGCAAACCGGACAAAGCCTATCAACGGGCAATGGCTTCCATTAAAAAATTAATGTTAAAGCTGCAACAGCCCCTTCCGGGCGTGAAACGGCGCAAGCACTTCGCAAAATTAAAATTGACATCCAATATCAGCAAGAAAAAATTTCTTGAAAATGTAAAACGCTGTAAGGCATATATCAAGGCCGGGGATATTTTTCAGGTTCAAATTTCACAGCGTCTTTCCACCCCGTCTTCGGCCGCGCCGTTTGATGTTTATCGCGCCCTGCGCATGGTCAATCCTTCACCGTATATGTACTATTTGCGGTTTCCGGAGTGCGAATTGATCGGTTCTTCTCCGGAAGTGTTGGTGAAAAAAACGGGGAGCGTTGTCGCGACCCGGCCGATTGCCGGAACGATGCTCCGCGGGAAAACACCTGAAGCGGATTTTTTGCAGGAAAAAAAATTATTGGCAGATCCCAAAGAACGCGCGGAACATATTATGCTGGTGGACTTGGGGAGAAATGATGTTGGGCGTGTCTGCCGTTACAGCACGGTGCAGGTTCCCGAACTTATGGTTATTGAACGTTACTCACACGTGATGCACATCGTTTCACACGTGGAAGGAAAAATCGCGCCTGGCAAAGACCAGTTTGATGCGTTGGAAGCTGCATTTCCGGCCGGAACAGTG
This sequence is a window from bacterium. Protein-coding genes within it:
- the trpE gene encoding anthranilate synthase component I produces the protein MFYPSLSEFKKRCRQGNLIPVYAELPADTETPVSAFLKIADKAQRAFLLESIEGGEKIGRYSFLGADPSEVLSLRGGILEHLQDGKKRIISHGGNPFHVLRQFMQRYQIVQTPELPPFHGGAVGYLSYDLARYFEKLPTHNPDDLGLPEALLVFTENLLVFDHVKHVIKIVSNVHVTGKPDKAYQRAMASIKKLMLKLQQPLPGVKRRKHFAKLKLTSNISKKKFLENVKRCKAYIKAGDIFQVQISQRLSTPSSAAPFDVYRALRMVNPSPYMYYLRFPECELIGSSPEVLVKKTGSVVATRPIAGTMLRGKTPEADFLQEKKLLADPKERAEHIMLVDLGRNDVGRVCRYSTVQVPELMVIERYSHVMHIVSHVEGKIAPGKDQFDALEAAFPAGTVTGAPKIRSMEIIEELETTRRGPYAGAVGYFDYTGNLDACITIRTIVYKDGYYHLQAAAGIVADSRPEREYQETLNKMQALVQALELANENGFPHRAVGKRGAGR